CGAATGATCAACCTGTAATCATatataattaacaaattaaatcgTGTTTTCGTGACAGAAATTAAAAATGACTCACTAGATTTTTATTTAGAACTTACCAGAACCCTCATATGTAGCTTTTCATCGTTCAACACAGGAACTGTAGTTCCATAAACTTGGTTCATGACATCAGGAGCCAACGATGATCTAATCATCCGACaacatattaattaagaaaatatggaaagtaaaattaattaatcatgATCAAGCAGCGAACCTTGTTTCATCAGCGCAGAAGTAATTTAGAAAAGTGCCGTCAGTTGAATTAACAGGTCGGAAAAACACAGGTGTGAGTTCAGATAATGTTTGGTCAGCTATAACTAGAATACCAAATGGTCCTAAAGAGCTTCTGTTTGCTGCCCCACCATTGCAACTGTAGTCTTCCACATTGGATTCGGATATTACTTGTGTTTCAAACTCAGCAAATATGTCTAGCTACAATTCCAAGTTAATCTCATTAGGCTTTTCCtgagaaaaacacaaaaaacagaATTCTGGAATTGATAAAGTAGATCAAACCTGAGTAGCTGATCCAATATCAATGGGGACAACAGAGCCAGGAGGAATCAGAATGTCATCAAAATCGGAACTGTTTAATCTCAAAGTTTCAATCTCGTCAACTGGCCATTGAATTACATTGGTTCCTGTCTTGTTGTCAAATAATACTGTTCTTGGAATTGTCTGTCAAACACAGCAAGCAGAAGTAATCAGCACAAGACTTCAAATTCTAATTTCCTAATCAATCATAGGGACTTATATGGCTTCTGAAAAGTTGAGGTCAAAATGTTATTATTTCTTACTTTAACGGGATATTTGCATTTCTCACCGAATGTTACTAAGAAATTTGAACTTTTTCATGAAATTCCCTTTTTGTGaagttttttgaaaatttttctCTTGTTTTAGGGTATTAAATAATAACATAAATTTTTAGGCATAACACTATTTTTAACCCAATTAGGATCTTAAAGTAGAAAATCGTTAATTAGATATATGAGCAATGTTCGAAACGAATGCCGCCTAGACCCCGTCTAGGCGCTCAAAATTGAGAATCCGCCCCGATTTTCTATGATTAGTCTCTCTAGGCGTTTTATTGACTCCTAGGCGATTTTCAACCGTTTGGGCTCCGCCTAGGCCACCTCGACACCGCCTAGACCACCTAGGTACCGCCTAAGCGACTATGAACAAAAGCATTTTTAactgtgaatttattttttttgctttattataattaacttttaagttgttttaatgatattgttgttgaaatgttgatgtttgcacaattttaaagatatatgttacaaatatacgtgtttttctatattaataattttatattactaTTTTAGATAGTATGagacatattttaattgaatttatataataattttttgattaataaataaaaaatacaaaaatataaatccgattaatccccgattaatctccGACTAATCACCGAGGGCCCTGTCCGTCCGACTAGCGCCTAgcattttttacaaccttgtaTATGagctaagcaaaaatcatcaatcgaCTTCTCAtcctattctaaaataaaaaaattatgaatattTGATATGTACGGTAATGATCTCTATGTTGGATCAAAATGGGTAAGAGAGTTTGAAACTGTTAAACCGAGTAATTTTCGATGAGGACTGAATGAATGATTTTTACTTAAAGTGAGATTCAATCGATgattttttatagtttaaagttttaattcattttaaaatttttgtttgGAGAGCTAAACTATGCCTAAATTCTATTATGGAAACTAAAATTATATACTTTTATATGCTAAAAAACATAAATTCCATCTttcaatttaataaaagaataatAATGTTTAAATTCAACTGTAACGTTTTTGGAATATATACTCTCAGTGtaggaaaattaaaattttatacctattaaaattatgatttaacatagttataaatatctatgtaattttccctaatgtATTTGACCTTAAAATTTTGGGCTTAAAGTTTTGAACCAAAGCAGTATTAAAACCGGATAACAGGATCCATAAACGAGCCCGTTAACTAGACCAACAATTGCTTCATATTAGAAACATTTGGAACAAATTTTTTAAAGGTATTATATTATTGGGTTAGACTATACTTACTTTATTTTTGATaaagtaagttttactttgttttttctaccattatATACCTTGTATTTCTCGTTGTCATGTatgtttttatattaaataaaaagttaaatgtattttcatatttttcaaatgACACCAAAATATCTCCACATCACCTATCACTCCatctatatcaaataaacagttaAATATGTTTTTGTAATTGTTAACGATAGACAAATATAGCGTTAACAATTACGAGGGTATATTTGACTATTTATATGGGTATAGTGATAAAACAGAAAAATAcaaaggtatatatatatatatatatatatatatatatatatatatatatatatagtgtaatATGGGCTTTCCCTCAACTATATGATGAATGAAAGTGTACCTGAACAGAAGCCCAACCCTTTTCCAAATCATCTTGTTCACTATCGGTCTCATTAATCCAACCCCACAAAATTCTCCTCTCCTTATTCTGATCATAAAATGTCTTTGATGCATAGTACCTTCCATAATCCACCTGTAACCCGAGTCCGACATCCATTTCCGGGTCATCCGGTGTCCATTTATCTTCTATTGGATCATAAGTTCCCAGTGCATAATGGTCCAATTTTGTATCATCTAAACTAGCCTTTAAAACATGCTTAATACCCGACCCAACAACTGAAGTATCCAACCCCTTAGATCCATTTACAGAAACCGGGTAAAAGTCCACACATTCCCACATACCCGTACCCAGAACCGCATGCAACGGTTCATCAAGTAACTCGAAAGTAGTAAAATTTGTTGTTCGATACACTAGCGAAATCCCAAGTGTAACATTGTATCTTGACCCGATTGTAATCCTCCAGACACCATCCAGACCCAACCAACCGGTTGTCGGGTCCCGAAATTCATCGGTTTCAATCCCGGGTGGGGGAACAATAACTGGATTACCCGGGTATTTGACCCAATCAATAAGAAGAGGATCAGATAGATTGGTAGGGTATGCAAGATTTTGCACCTGCACTGAAGCATTGGTGTCACCGGTGTAAAGCATCATGATCTGACCGTCGGGAAGAAGAGTGGCGGAGCCAGTCCAAACACCGTTGATATCGTACCACTGATCGGGGACCATTGCAAAGGGGAGATAGAGCCAGTGAATCAAGTCCCTTGATACTGCATGGCCCCACGTGATGTTACCCCATATTGCTGAATCAGGGTTGTATTGGTAGAACAGATGGTACCACCCCATGTAGAACAATGGACCTGCATTTACATGATTGTTTCCCTCAAAATCTTAGCACGTGCTTTAGCTAAAAAAAATTTTCGGATAGCACCTAAACTCACCATGTTCAGCTTCCCCAACAAACAGTCAAATAACACAGTTAATTTTAAAATTGTACTAGTAATTTTCATCTAAatttgttatttaatttttttatttatcatctaaattaattaattatatgtaTGCATAACTTAAGATTTTTTACTACAAAATCATCAATAATTAATTTTACAGAATTATATATGCATGTATATtctaattaaggttaagatttTGAGGTACTGTATGATGCCATCAAATTAATTGAATCAGTTGTCACAAAatgcaaataaaaaaatatgaattatatattttgacgttttattttatttatagtaattttattttgatatctaATTAGTCCTAGTCACGTTTTTCATGGACTGTACACAAATTCGTGGTATAGGTAGTAAGTTCATACCTAACTATTATCTTCAAATCAGAAACTCTCAACTATCCAATCCATTTAATTTATTCACGATCTTTCATATAAAAGGAAAGTCAAATCTTTTACAGGTTATATCATTAAACATTATTCAATccatataacataatttaattAGTGTCGTGATTAATGTGTATATTAGATATAATTAAGGTGTTTATCAGAAAAATTAGAGGCAATGAAATGAAGATCATACCATCAGGATCTGAAGCACATTCTCCATCACCAAACGGAATAGAGcagaaagaaaacaaaagaagATTTAATCAGAACAAAACAACCAAATCTCAAcaggaaaaataataataattgaataACAGtttaactatcaaaatcatGCTTAATAATGATAATggaaacaaaatatataatatattaaattaaaaaaaggaaaatagataaacatacttttaaaaaataattgaaaaaataataaaaagaaagataacATTACCTACCATTCATCCAATTTTTTTGAGGTTGAAAATGGTAAGAAGTCCGTTGCCAATAAAACATAGCATTAGTCCAATTGTATGAAACTTTGTCACTAAAAAATGAAGGGTTTGACTTGGCTGATACACCTTCAGCTACACCTCTTGGCTCAGGTTCAGGAAACGACGTAGCTTTAGGCGTGGAAGGTGACCGGGTAGGTAATGATGGGTCTTGGGCTTGGTTAATGATTAAGGTAACCAATGAAATTAGGAAAATGACTGAAGCCAATGTGACTGAAAATACCTTAAGGGGTCGCCGGAGTTTTGGCGGAGGATGCTCCAGCAAGGGAGTGGACTCCGAGGCGACTGCGCCGGCACTGGAGGGGTACTCCATGTTGTTTTGGTTAAGGATGGAGAGAACACAAAAGGAGAAATGGAAAAGAtataaatagaaagaaaaaggcttaataatattaatttggtCGGTAGATGGTGGTAGAGGAGACGAGAGGTTTTAGCATGGTCAAAGGTGGTAAGGGTGCTTGGATTGGTTGTTATCCTCCATTCTAATTATGCTAAATCGAAAGTTCTAATTAGCAAGGGACCCGTGCTTTGatactattattatttaaaataatttacaaacaattaagataaaattttcaataatttatatgCTTCAAATATTATTTgggtgaaaataaataaataataataacaaatataACAACTATAATACACATGATGACAATAATATTTCTCTGGTTGGTATCACAACCCAATCCATAATCACAATATTTAGCAATTCTTCTGCGTTGCTCAATCACCGTAATCATAACATAAGCTATTAACAGGAGCGGAGCGAGTCCGCCAACCCTCCGCCCCCCAGAAGTGGTTCAATCCCGAACAACCttcaaaatagttaaaattagtacttataatatataacatgattatataacataaaattaagtttgcatagttggttTTAGTGGTAATTAAAAGCATTTCCCCAACTTATTGGTCACATGTTGGAAACTTCCTCTTTTCTCTTTTCGGTTTTCATcccatttttttattaacttttttttcccttaaaccctccaaaatgtatttttattctaCTGTGATTTTTTCCTTTAAACCTCATTCCTATTAAAAATGtcaatgttattacataatttaattattattattaattcattttaattttttctgtaatCAAAATGTCTATTTAAATATtccatttataaaaaaataataatatacttatttaggagttttaatttaggaaattaacattcaacttataaaaaaaattaaacatgtctATAATTTTCATGTTAAAATCAGCCCCTCCAGGAGTAgagtcctggctccgccactagCTATAAACTCTTACATTATGAATCCCCATCGACGATGAGAAACTCAACCAAAGTCTCATTCTTAGACATTAGACATGAACAACAACCGATGAAGAAAACTTATTCAATGAAGTCTCAAAACACCGACTGTTCAAgattgaacaaattaaaatcaaaactcTCCACAATTACGCAGTCATTTAGCTAAGGGCAACATTAACTGGATTTAGAGCGCATCTACGGTCAGGAATGACCAGAAAGATCACAAATGAAACCATTGTACCATATCTAGACCAAAGAAAGCCTAATTAATAGGAAACTATATAACatcctggtccaataccatctAAATCTTATCCGCTTTGGTCTAAATCCAATACATTGAGCCACAACTCTAAAACGTGTCTATATGTATTAGATTCTAACCTTACTAATAAGCTTTAATCACTCAATCTCCATTTTCAatgtgagattcagttcatttctATCCCCATCGTCGCCTCTTAGGACCGCTCCTTGCTCATGCCTTCTACCCCAGTGTCACCCAATATGGATCGAGACGTTATAGACTAACTTATATATGTCCTAACACATTCAGTTAAAAAAAAGGTACAAATAATACCTGATGAGGGCATCTCCTTGAAAAGTCCAAGCCCAGGCTGAGGAAGGGCTCACATGGCGTGTCACATAAGTCACACATTGGGTGAGTATGGTATTGAAGGAAGGAAGGAATGAGAAGAGATCCACACGGCGTATCAGAAGGCCACATAGTGTGTGGATGGCTTGTTGAAGCTTTTGGATTTTTCGCATAAATTCACACAATGTGTGGCTTTCCTCACATGCCTTGTGACTATTTTGGAAAGGCCAACGAGGCAAATCCATGAGGCCATGCTAGCTCCTGAGTTTATTagccacacgccgtgtgggaTTACGTTACCACCAATGAGACAAGTCTGCCACTTGCCTGTTTACTATTTTGCCACTATATATTTGTTGTTTTGCCGTTGGGTTTTATTTACTGATCTGTCACTAGTTTTCACTATCCCAATATTACCCATATTTCTATAAGTGTAGGTTGAACCCCAGTGAGGGCTTTTAAGTCTTTTGTTCTTTTAATTAGGGGAGGTATTTAAACCCCAAGGTTTGTAAGGATGGTAAAATTTTAATCTATCAAACACAATTTCTCTTTGAGAGCAAGGTTTTCTTGGGATTAACTCTTACTAGCTTAGCTAGTGAAGAACTTCTTTCattgattatcaaaatcaacACTATCGTCATGAATCTGTATTAGTTGGTATCAGATCTAATCGTTTTCCTAATTCGagacttcttttggcaatggttcagcAGAGGCTACCACAAGAATGGATAGAATTATAGACAAGAGGTTTGAAGAGTTTAGAGAGTTACTAATGGAACAAAACCGGACTCATAATGAACAAATGAGGGAGATGAGAGctagggccggccctgggcctaGGGCCCAAGGCCAGAAGGggcccaaaattttttttttagctttGTAAATAAATTGCATATGTTTTAAGTATTATACATAAATTCAAATTAGCATAATGGTAATACATTGTCTTTCTATTAAAGAGTGTATGGGTTTGATTCTcatctttgtcatttttttgatatttttttttgatgtatttttaatatataaatgttgataatttacccctaacgttgataatttaggtcaatttcagacaccgttataaaacacagatatttttgtctctcattttgcaccaattgcatatcaattcgttctaaaaaaaatttcatgtgttttataatttaataatagaactgtagattaatatttaaaaattcgctgaatttttgaatttttttgtccaattcgtataaaagacagtatattttattttttttacatcccaacatatttttgtagatgacaagattcatgatcgagaagacagtttgatgaaatatttatcaaattaacccaatttatcaatgttagtggtaaaattgctcttggcttccaacgttaggggtaaaattgcaccattttagacattaggagtaaaattgctccttatccaaaacgttaggagtatttttgcaccttaacacAAAATCAATcaattagtaaattttatattaaagggGCCATTACTACTTGTTTTGCCTAGGGCCTctaaattgtcaggaccggccctgatGAGAGCCACCATGGAAAGATTTAAGCTAGAAGTGCGAGATATGATCCAACAACTCGTCGAAGgttcttgttggtcccttataacgtgacaaggttagttctaagggggggataggaactatttaaaattttatccgttaaggctgacttcttttcttaagaaaatgtttacacaacggcgctaagtaattctaagacacaagcttagtcaacttgtgactaagtctgtttctttccttgagttaagagatagcacttagagtctattcctgaactcagcttcttagtgcactcaactcagcgtgagttcgttacttagtcagttttatagcaagcaatatataaaggagtttaagggttagaaatatgttactcagcagacatatcctggttcggcctctccgcctacgtccagtccccggaacgcgttccgagctttttgaattctctactgagctctttaaaggtagagcacgaaaccttttacaatagaagctgagtatacaagagtaccttcctctatacctctactcactcctataactgccgctgagtactataaccgagtactcaacctcttctttctattcttctagaaatgataaagtgtttgtcctaaacaacaattgctaagacactttagatgattgaaatcactctagacttctacacaatgattggaaattggtgtaagattttgctttgcttttctcacagaacttcgagtatgaatttggtcagcgtttcgactaattgaagatctgcatcgaatgaagcaaatgagaggcctttatatagtgacacttcaagcaccggtaatttcgaatttcgaaataaccgttggaggcaaacggcttcctgtcgttgtcactcagtacgtgcacagtgtcgttggccaatgagatttttgcatcttctgtctacggcagtgctcagcagcttttcgtcagataaacagaatgtttcgatatttacggcaaagtcttccagacagcttcctgcgccttttgaactttaccaatagtagaaatactttgtctagaagttgattctgttctgccgctgacctgactgcattgtcgcccaactcagcagcttcctcttgaagcttttgttagaaggcttctctatccttcttcatgctgagtcgtcgtttcacttAATACGGctgcgttttatcttcttgggccgtgaggtattgatctgttgacttgggcttgacttccacttatgggcctttagactctttatcttaatgtcttataaatcaataaactcaacattgaacaaacacattagtgtaaataaatcaaagcatttaaatttaatgtgttagaatatttttatcaattacataaataattttgtcaagtCAAAAtaatgtggaaaggtgttttaaCAGTTCTAACGGGAGGAATAAGGAGATTCTAATACCCAATCCTAAAGGCAATCCACGCCACCATGTTCACCGCCACCAAGGCATAATATACAACCACAACAAGTGGGCCTTAGAGCTCGTGAGGTACAGAAATCGAACTATGTTATTGTTCATAATGaagatagtgatagtgatgattttgaTGATGTTGGACATGCTAGACATGGTAGGAATGTTGAAAATGTTGGGAATCGACATGTGGATATTGTTGGGCGAAACCCGTATTTTAATGATGAACATATTAGGGTAGGATATGTCGGAAACTTCGTTCAGGATGATGCCTTCAAGCTTAAAATTGATTTACCTTCGTTCGGGGGCGAGTTGGATATAGAGAGGATTCTAGATTGGTTGTCCAAAGTGGAGATATTCTTTGAATATTCCATAATTCTCGATGAGCGAAAAATACGATTAGTAGCTTACCGATTGAAGGGATGAGCTTCGGTATGGTGGGATCAAGtgggagagaaagaagaaagggGGAAGGGAGCCAATTAGATCTTAGCTTTAGATGAAGGCGATGTTAAGGGAGCGGTTTCTACCGCTGGACAGTGAACATTATATCTATAGCCGATCATGCTTAGGATATTGTGTATATTTAACGTGACTTGAGAATGAGCTTACACACTAGCTCAAAACTACTTTTATACGTGGTTTGCTTAAATCTTATTTATTCTTTTgcaacattaaaatcaaaagttgattAAACTACTTGCCAATTGGatttaatatatcaaaaaaattgaaagatcTTGAGCATCACGATGCTTTTTACCGAGTTGATAATAAAAGATAAAAGCAACAAAAATAAGCCCATATTTTGGATTTAGATGTTATGGTTGTTAggtataataataacaaaaattagtATTTTCACCTTGACTATTAGATTAAACCTTTAGATCAAATGGTTTGTCGCATAGAGACTAAGTGGTCGATAgttcaaatctttttttttttaatcaaatagTTCAAATCTTAACAACCTTATTAATTGGTGAAATTTAATCACACTGTAAAATGCCCTATGTTATACACATTACAAACTCACGAGACATTCGCATAATAAAGTTACTCTTAACCCTTAAagtgatttaaaaaaatataaaaattaatttaaaataatttacaatttTCGTTGCATTTCCGTAGTATTATCTCTCGATAACTATTTAAATAGATCACCATACATATGGGTGTGTCATTGTCGAAATCTTCGACACAAGTCACTTACTAAAAGTAGTCAGAATTTCTGACACATAACAATGACTAAAATTTGTGTCGATGATGTTTTTGTATCGGTAAATTTTTTTTGCAGCTGCTTATTTACGGGGCCAACATCGAGAAAGGTGAATCTGTCAGATTTCCGTCGGTGATAACGATCACCTACGCAAATTAGTCCGTCGGTGAGGGATTGATGTTGTTGGTGATAACactttttcttgtagtgtaatttgaacttttaattcaaatgattctttgaagaagaagaagagatatgtataaatttagTAGGATGAAACTTTTTGTTGCATTCTCTACCCTTTCATATGTGGAGCACCATTATATGCTTACCCACATTAAAATTTTGAGAGAATTGAGTTATGATTTTACCTATATAAATTTCTTCCACCAGTAAAAAATTATAGAGCGGGGGCTAACATCCTAGTACTTTCATTTATATACAACGTTAATTACTCGTTTCATATcagttttttttctaattatcTGGTATCTCAAGACGACAATCCAGATAAATCTATATTTGAGCCGGGGAGGTCCTTTATGGGAAACAAACCTCTCTcatcaaatattttaattacaTTTGTATTTCCATCTCCGAACACTTGGTCTAATAGTAATAGTAGATAAGATACTGAATCAGCTTAACTATCTAATCGAATTGGAATCCATACTTCAAATTTAACATATTTGACCCTTATACGTGTTTAACAATTAAGTTTTTAACAATTCataattatttagttaaatattaattgaatttgaatttattaacaattattaattattttacaaTATGTATAATGCATGTGGGTGCCACAAAACTAGTCTAATTATACCTGAAAGTATATATGATTGAATAAAAAACAAAGGGAGTAGGTTAGCATATCTGAGTTTCCTACCTTACAGTCAACCTCCAATTTGTCATCAATACTCTTTGAGATCTCCACATCCATCACAgcaattttaatatttgtttaaaagttGGATCTTAAATTATAGGAATAAGGAGTAAGGGATTAAAATAGTTTTAAAGTTTTGAGGGAATTGTAAATTTAACTCTAGTGTATAGAAGAATATCATTTGTGAATAGGCAAGTAACAGAAGTTTAAGCTAAATTTGTACTATTTCATAAATGTGAGATGtcgattttaattatttatagttAAATTGGTACTATTTGACACATGTTAAGATTATAATCATATTATTTATATGTTAGAGTTACATTGGCACTTCTTAAGAAACGTTGATGCTATTTTGttaccttatccctaatttaTAATATACAAGTTTATATTGTTTTCAGTGTAGACAATATTCACATATAAAAGTGTCTTCaaacataatatcaataatTTTAAAACCGGAGTTTGTCAAAATGAGTAAGCGGATTGACATAATCCATTTAATAAATAGGTCACAAGATCCAATCCACGACTAATTTAATAAATGAGCTGACATGACACGGTCCATTTATTAAACGGGTTACATGAgtttattcatttaatataaatctaattaaaatagaatttaagtacaattaaattaaaatgcaACATGTTAGAATTAGCATTTTCATTTGACTTGAATTTATTGAAATCTAGGTGAAATTTCATAATCTCATCACACGGAAAAACATACAAatgagaaaaagtgaaaaacataaaaaaaacgaaTAAATAGTTCATTTTTCactttaatctctttttttccttttccaacctttttatgttttcacacttttctattttttccgGTTATTTTTCACATTCTTCTGTTTTTCACatctttacattttttttatgtttttttctattttttttgttttcacgttttttctaATTTCCAGAGTTTTTTTCATCCTTCATgttcttttttctattttcatttttgtttgtttttcacgatttttccaattttaccgtttcttttgttttcatgtttttccgtttgtttttcatttttacgGTTTTCtgatttttcctattttttcacGAACCATTAAATGGGTTAAACATGACAACCcgtttaacaaaaaaattagaGGAGGTTGTCGGTGCTGAAGAAAAGGgctagaaaaatattttaccattttattctctttatattttttttcgttgactaatataaaaaaaaattggctaatttttctaaccaaacaaagtctgaaaaattaaaaatatattttttgatACATTGTTTTTCTACAAACAAACGTGCCTTAAAGTCTATGCTCGGCTAGG
The DNA window shown above is from Euphorbia lathyris chromosome 1, ddEupLath1.1, whole genome shotgun sequence and carries:
- the LOC136226620 gene encoding acid beta-fructofuranosidase 1, vacuolar-like isoform X2, coding for MEYPSSAGAVASESTPLLEHPPPKLRRPLKVFSVTLASVIFLISLVTLIINQAQDPSLPTRSPSTPKATSFPEPEPRGVAEGVSAKSNPSFFSDKVSYNWTNAMFYWQRTSYHFQPQKNWMNDPDGPLFYMGWYHLFYQYNPDSAIWGNITWGHAVSRDLIHWLYLPFAMVPDQWYDINGVWTGSATLLPDGQIMMLYTGDTNASVQVQNLAYPTNLSDPLLIDWVKYPGNPVIVPPPGIETDEFRDPTTGWLGLDGVWRITIGSRYNVTLGISLVYRTTNFTTFELLDEPLHAVLGTGMWECVDFYPVSVNGSKGLDTSVVGSGIKHVLKASLDDTKLDHYALGTYDPIEDKWTPDDPEMDVGLGLQVDYGRYYASKTFYDQNKERRILWGWINETDSEQDDLEKGWASVQTIPRTVLFDNKTGTNVIQWPVDEIETLRLNSSDFDDILIPPGSVVPIDIGSATQLDIFAEFETQVISESNVEDYSCNGGAANRSSLGPFGILVIADQTLSELTPVFFRPVNSTDGTFLNYFCADETRSSLAPDVMNQVYGTTVPVLNDEKLHMRVLVDHSIVESFGQGGRRVITSRIYPTQAIYGAAKLFLFNNATNVNVTAKLKIWELNSAFIRPYPFHHI
- the LOC136226620 gene encoding acid beta-fructofuranosidase 1, vacuolar-like isoform X1 → MEYPSSAGAVASESTPLLEHPPPKLRRPLKVFSVTLASVIFLISLVTLIINQAQDPSLPTRSPSTPKATSFPEPEPRGVAEGVSAKSNPSFFSDKVSYNWTNAMFYWQRTSYHFQPQKNWMNECASDPDGPLFYMGWYHLFYQYNPDSAIWGNITWGHAVSRDLIHWLYLPFAMVPDQWYDINGVWTGSATLLPDGQIMMLYTGDTNASVQVQNLAYPTNLSDPLLIDWVKYPGNPVIVPPPGIETDEFRDPTTGWLGLDGVWRITIGSRYNVTLGISLVYRTTNFTTFELLDEPLHAVLGTGMWECVDFYPVSVNGSKGLDTSVVGSGIKHVLKASLDDTKLDHYALGTYDPIEDKWTPDDPEMDVGLGLQVDYGRYYASKTFYDQNKERRILWGWINETDSEQDDLEKGWASVQTIPRTVLFDNKTGTNVIQWPVDEIETLRLNSSDFDDILIPPGSVVPIDIGSATQLDIFAEFETQVISESNVEDYSCNGGAANRSSLGPFGILVIADQTLSELTPVFFRPVNSTDGTFLNYFCADETRSSLAPDVMNQVYGTTVPVLNDEKLHMRVLVDHSIVESFGQGGRRVITSRIYPTQAIYGAAKLFLFNNATNVNVTAKLKIWELNSAFIRPYPFHHI